From Variovorax sp. J2L1-78, the proteins below share one genomic window:
- a CDS encoding GntT/GntP/DsdX family permease — MTSTDIHLLLTALASVLLLVALIVSRVRMHPLVALLIVCVGVGLATGMELGEIAKNITNGAGKTLGAVGVVIALGAMLGKILADAGITEQIANALLRHASDRMIPWAMTLVAFIVGIPMFFEVGLVVMLPLVFSVARKLEGRERFKGSAYVYVGVPVIAALAAMHGMVPPHPGPLTAIAALKTSVGPTMLYGFIAALPAMVLAGPLYGAFIAPRMTTRPDQALLDQFTLTQKHAASAANPPGVALGTFAALLPALLMLVHALSETFLAKGSALAGAAAFVGNPIIAMLLGVLFAAVALVYARGGNTEHLRDAMGASLKPIAGIMLIIAGGGAFQQILTSAKVGDAIVHLTQQFAFPPLVLGWLIAMLLSVSTGSATVGIVGAAGLLAPLAGADPALNLPLLALSIGSGSLFFNYANHAGFWLVKESFSMSMGEATRTITVVQSIVALVGLGMVLVMNAVMPT, encoded by the coding sequence ATGACTTCCACCGACATCCATCTCCTGCTCACCGCCCTGGCCAGCGTCCTGCTGCTGGTCGCCCTCATCGTCTCGCGCGTGCGCATGCACCCGCTGGTCGCCCTGCTGATCGTGTGCGTCGGCGTCGGGTTGGCCACCGGCATGGAGCTCGGCGAGATCGCCAAGAACATCACCAACGGCGCCGGCAAAACGCTCGGTGCGGTCGGCGTGGTGATCGCGCTGGGCGCGATGCTGGGAAAGATCCTCGCCGACGCGGGCATCACCGAGCAGATCGCCAACGCCCTGCTGCGCCACGCGTCGGACCGCATGATTCCGTGGGCCATGACCCTGGTCGCGTTCATCGTCGGCATTCCGATGTTCTTCGAGGTGGGCCTGGTGGTGATGCTGCCGCTGGTCTTCAGCGTGGCACGCAAGCTCGAGGGCCGCGAGCGCTTCAAGGGCTCGGCCTATGTCTACGTCGGTGTGCCGGTCATTGCCGCGCTGGCCGCGATGCACGGCATGGTGCCGCCGCACCCGGGCCCCTTGACTGCCATCGCCGCGCTCAAGACCAGCGTCGGCCCGACGATGCTCTACGGCTTCATCGCGGCGCTGCCGGCCATGGTGCTGGCCGGGCCGCTGTACGGTGCCTTCATCGCGCCGCGCATGACGACCCGCCCCGACCAGGCCTTGCTGGACCAGTTCACGCTCACGCAAAAGCATGCGGCCAGCGCCGCCAACCCGCCCGGCGTCGCCCTGGGCACCTTCGCGGCCTTGCTGCCCGCGCTGCTGATGCTGGTACACGCGCTGAGCGAAACCTTCCTGGCCAAGGGCTCGGCCTTGGCGGGTGCCGCGGCGTTCGTCGGCAACCCGATCATCGCGATGCTGCTCGGCGTGCTCTTCGCCGCCGTGGCGCTGGTGTACGCGCGCGGCGGCAACACCGAGCACTTGCGCGATGCCATGGGCGCCAGCCTCAAGCCCATCGCCGGGATCATGCTGATCATCGCGGGCGGCGGCGCCTTCCAGCAGATCCTCACCAGCGCGAAGGTCGGCGACGCGATCGTGCATCTCACGCAGCAGTTCGCCTTCCCGCCACTCGTCCTCGGCTGGCTCATCGCGATGCTGCTGTCGGTGTCCACCGGCTCGGCCACGGTCGGCATCGTGGGCGCCGCCGGCCTGCTGGCGCCGCTGGCCGGCGCCGACCCGGCGCTCAACCTGCCGCTGCTGGCGCTGTCGATCGGCAGCGGCTCGCTGTTCTTCAACTACGCCAACCACGCGGGCTTCTGGCTGGTGAAGGAGTCGTTCAGCATGTCCATGGGCGAAGCGACGCGGACCATCACGGTGGTGCAGTCGATCGTCGCCCTGGTGGGCCTGGGGATGGTGCTGGTGATGAACGCGGTGATGCCGACCTGA
- a CDS encoding Ldh family oxidoreductase, with translation MTASDDSASLYDADALRRFAADLLQRAGLAAPMAACVADTLVDGDLLGHDTHGLALLAGYVKELESGGMAREGAPEVLSDRPAAVLWDGRRLPGPWLVHQGLDLMIPRARELGTASLVIRRSHHIACLAAYMLRALDEDLLMLLACSDPNTASVAPFGGTQAVFTPNPLAMGFPLTGGGVMVDISASITTNGMSNRKRAAGERFAQDWLIDAQGRPTNDPQTLFDQPPGTLLPVGGLSHGHKGYGMALLVETLTAGLAGHGRADPPEGWGATVHITLHDLQAFGGKDAFMRQMDHVAERCRDNQPVDAGKPVRLPGEGGLKRRTAQEKDGVRLHPSIAASLATAEARYGLQLTQALR, from the coding sequence ATGACCGCTTCCGACGACTCCGCTTCCCTCTACGACGCCGACGCGCTGCGTCGCTTCGCCGCCGATCTGCTGCAGCGCGCCGGCCTCGCCGCGCCGATGGCCGCCTGCGTGGCCGACACGCTGGTCGACGGCGACCTGCTCGGCCACGACACCCACGGCCTGGCCCTGCTCGCGGGCTATGTGAAGGAGCTCGAGTCGGGCGGGATGGCGCGCGAGGGGGCACCCGAGGTGCTGTCCGACCGGCCCGCCGCCGTGCTGTGGGACGGCCGTCGCCTGCCGGGGCCCTGGCTGGTGCACCAGGGCCTCGATCTGATGATTCCGCGTGCGCGCGAACTCGGCACCGCCTCGCTGGTCATCCGGCGCAGCCACCACATCGCCTGCCTGGCCGCGTACATGCTGCGCGCGCTCGACGAAGACCTGCTGATGCTGCTGGCCTGCTCCGACCCCAACACCGCGAGCGTCGCGCCCTTCGGCGGCACGCAGGCGGTCTTCACGCCCAACCCGCTGGCGATGGGTTTTCCTCTGACCGGCGGCGGCGTGATGGTCGACATCTCGGCCTCGATCACCACCAACGGCATGAGCAACCGCAAGCGCGCGGCCGGCGAGCGCTTCGCGCAGGACTGGTTGATCGATGCGCAAGGCCGGCCGACGAACGACCCGCAAACCCTGTTCGACCAGCCACCCGGCACGCTGCTGCCCGTCGGCGGACTGAGCCACGGCCACAAGGGCTACGGGATGGCGCTGCTGGTCGAGACCTTGACCGCCGGGCTGGCCGGACACGGCCGGGCCGATCCGCCAGAGGGCTGGGGCGCGACGGTGCACATCACGCTGCACGACCTGCAGGCCTTCGGCGGCAAGGACGCCTTCATGCGCCAGATGGACCACGTGGCTGAACGCTGCCGCGACAACCAGCCCGTCGATGCCGGCAAGCCCGTGCGGTTGCCCGGTGAAGGCGGGTTGAAGCGCCGCACGGCGCAGGAGAAGGACGGCGTACGGCTGCACCCGTCGATCGCCGCCTCGCTCGCGACGGCAGAGGCGCGCTACGGCCTGCAGTTGACGCAGGCGCTTCGCTGA
- a CDS encoding histidine phosphatase family protein, producing MSTLWLLRHAPVDAPAGLCYGRTDLSCVAEATQAVAATIAPLLPVDIVLYSSPLQRCATLARAIADQRPTLSQATIDPRLAEMDFGAWEGQPWDRIARADFDAWMSDFAEARAGTHGESTRLFMGRVGEAWDAWRASRRDALWVTHAGVMRAVTLLQQGVRCPADAGAWPRRPIGFGEWVTVEV from the coding sequence GTGAGCACGCTCTGGCTGCTGCGGCATGCGCCGGTCGATGCGCCTGCGGGTCTTTGCTACGGCCGCACCGATCTAAGCTGCGTGGCCGAGGCCACACAAGCCGTGGCTGCGACCATCGCGCCGCTGCTGCCGGTGGACATCGTCTTGTACAGCTCGCCGTTGCAGCGTTGTGCGACGCTGGCCCGCGCCATTGCCGACCAGCGACCGACACTGTCGCAAGCCACGATCGACCCACGCCTAGCCGAGATGGACTTCGGCGCCTGGGAAGGCCAGCCCTGGGACCGCATCGCCCGCGCCGACTTCGACGCCTGGATGAGCGACTTTGCCGAGGCGCGCGCCGGCACGCACGGCGAAAGCACGCGCCTCTTCATGGGGCGGGTCGGCGAGGCCTGGGACGCCTGGCGCGCGTCGCGCCGCGATGCGCTGTGGGTCACCCACGCGGGGGTGATGCGCGCGGTGACGCTGTTGCAGCAGGGCGTGCGCTGCCCCGCGGATGCCGGTGCATGGCCGCGCCGGCCGATCGGCTTCGGCGAGTGGGTGACGGTCGAGGTCTGA
- the cobT gene encoding nicotinate-nucleotide--dimethylbenzimidazole phosphoribosyltransferase, with product MATFTLPPVADLHDAALAGRLQHAIDNKTKPLGALGRLEALALRIGAILGSETPVLRQPQMLVCAADHGLAARGVSAYPSDVTWQMVENFLAGGAAVSVLARQHGLALTVVDCGVRRDFAPRDGLLVRKIAVGTADASLGPAMSAAQCAEAIANGMAIVRDLPGNALLLGEMGIGNSSVAAMLLARLVGHDIEACTGAGTGLDAEGRARKARVLRDVLALHAGATSPLDALAAFGGFEVATLVGAALQAAEERRVIVVDGFIASAAVLVAQALRPQVVQRCIAAHVSAEPGHALLLAHLGLDPLLHLDLRLGEGSGAALAWPLLESACVVLRDMASFEAAGVSRQ from the coding sequence ATGGCCACTTTCACGCTTCCTCCCGTCGCCGACCTGCATGACGCTGCCCTGGCCGGCCGCCTGCAGCACGCGATCGACAACAAGACCAAGCCGCTCGGCGCGCTGGGCCGGCTCGAGGCGCTTGCATTGCGGATCGGCGCCATCCTCGGCAGCGAGACGCCGGTGCTGCGGCAGCCCCAGATGCTGGTCTGTGCGGCCGACCACGGCCTGGCGGCGCGCGGCGTCTCGGCCTATCCGAGCGACGTGACCTGGCAGATGGTCGAGAACTTCCTGGCCGGCGGTGCCGCCGTGAGCGTGCTGGCGCGCCAGCACGGGCTGGCGCTGACGGTGGTCGACTGCGGTGTGCGCCGCGACTTCGCGCCGCGCGACGGGCTGCTGGTGCGCAAGATCGCCGTCGGCACGGCCGATGCCTCCCTCGGTCCGGCCATGAGTGCCGCGCAATGCGCCGAGGCCATCGCCAACGGCATGGCGATCGTGCGCGACCTGCCCGGCAACGCGCTGCTGCTCGGCGAGATGGGCATCGGCAACAGCTCGGTCGCCGCGATGCTGCTGGCGCGCCTGGTGGGCCACGACATCGAGGCCTGCACCGGCGCGGGCACCGGGCTCGATGCCGAGGGCCGGGCCCGCAAGGCGCGCGTGCTGCGCGACGTGCTGGCGCTGCACGCCGGCGCCACGTCGCCACTCGACGCCCTCGCAGCCTTCGGTGGTTTCGAGGTCGCGACGCTGGTGGGCGCCGCGCTGCAGGCGGCCGAGGAGCGCCGCGTGATCGTGGTCGATGGGTTCATCGCCAGCGCTGCAGTGCTGGTGGCGCAGGCGCTGCGGCCGCAGGTTGTTCAGCGCTGCATTGCTGCGCATGTGTCGGCCGAACCGGGCCATGCGTTGCTGCTGGCGCACCTGGGACTCGACCCGCTGCTGCACCTGGACCTGCGGCTGGGCGAAGGCTCCGGCGCCGCGCTGGCGTGGCCGCTGCTCGAGTCGGCGTGTGTCGTGCTGCGCGACATGGCCAGCTTCGAAGCCGCTGGCGTGTCGAGACAATGA
- the nth gene encoding endonuclease III encodes MKKENIAAFFATLQAANPTPETELEYTTPFELLAAVLLSAQATDVGVNKATRKLYPVANTPQAILDLGVEGLEGYIKTIGLYRSKAKHLIEACRMLVELHGGEVPRTRAELEALPGVGRKTANVVLNVAFGEPTMAVDTHIFRVGNRTGLAPGKTPLDVELKLEKRVPPEYRLHAHHWLILHGRYICVARKPKCWECAVAPYCDYRPKTPAPKS; translated from the coding sequence ATGAAAAAAGAGAACATCGCCGCCTTCTTCGCCACGCTGCAGGCGGCCAACCCCACGCCCGAGACCGAACTCGAATACACCACGCCCTTCGAGCTGCTGGCCGCGGTGCTGCTGTCGGCGCAGGCCACCGATGTCGGCGTCAACAAGGCAACGCGCAAGCTCTACCCGGTCGCCAACACGCCGCAGGCCATCCTCGACCTGGGGGTGGAAGGGCTCGAGGGCTACATCAAGACCATCGGCCTCTACCGCAGCAAGGCCAAGCACCTGATCGAGGCCTGCCGCATGCTCGTCGAACTGCACGGCGGCGAGGTGCCGCGCACGCGGGCCGAGCTGGAGGCGCTGCCGGGCGTGGGCCGCAAGACGGCCAACGTGGTGCTCAACGTCGCCTTCGGCGAACCGACCATGGCGGTCGACACGCACATCTTCCGCGTCGGCAATCGCACCGGGCTGGCGCCGGGCAAGACGCCGCTCGACGTGGAGCTGAAGCTCGAGAAGCGCGTGCCGCCCGAATACCGGCTGCACGCCCACCACTGGCTCATCCTGCACGGCCGCTACATCTGCGTGGCGCGCAAGCCGAAGTGCTGGGAATGCGCAGTGGCGCCGTACTGCGACTACAGGCCGAAGACGCCGGCGCCAAAAAGCTGA
- a CDS encoding type II toxin-antitoxin system HipA family toxin: MVSRSKRGRGPRHPHPLVVWINGQTVGEWSVREGEHRFQYSDEWTASPAVRRLSLSLPITPGNAPLRGAVVQNYFDNLLPDSDPIRKRLQGKFATQSADAFDLLGAIGRECVGAVQLLQPGMLPTGFDRIEAEALDDAGVERAINASLSTGRVLGQRDDGDFRISIAGAQEKTALLQRDARWFRPQGATPTTHIFKLPLGLVGNMQADMHSSVENEWLCSRILSAFGLPTARCDITTFGERKVLVVERFDRALQNAGTDTEWIARLPQEDFCQALGVAGSQKYETDGGPGMREILRVLDASSHAAADKLAFVKAQMVFWLLAATDGHAKNFSIFLERGGGYRLTPFYDVLSAWPVIGHGAALIAPQKARLAMALRSKSAHWGLADIQARHWDGVAKLAGLGDARALCEELAGQVPEVLRSVQAQLPADFPPALAGAIFEGMSHTAKRLAFTGE; the protein is encoded by the coding sequence ATGGTGAGCCGCTCCAAACGCGGTCGCGGCCCGCGGCACCCACATCCGCTGGTGGTCTGGATCAATGGCCAGACGGTGGGGGAATGGAGCGTTCGCGAGGGCGAGCACCGCTTCCAGTACAGCGATGAATGGACCGCCTCGCCGGCCGTGCGCCGGCTCTCGCTGTCGCTGCCGATCACGCCCGGCAATGCGCCCTTGCGCGGCGCGGTGGTGCAGAACTATTTCGACAATCTGCTGCCCGACAGCGATCCGATCCGCAAGCGCCTGCAGGGCAAGTTCGCGACGCAGAGCGCCGACGCCTTCGACCTGCTCGGCGCTATCGGCCGCGAATGCGTCGGTGCCGTGCAACTGCTGCAGCCAGGCATGCTGCCGACCGGCTTCGACCGCATCGAGGCGGAGGCGCTGGACGACGCAGGCGTGGAGCGCGCGATCAACGCGTCGCTCTCGACCGGCCGTGTGCTCGGCCAGCGAGACGACGGAGACTTCCGCATCTCGATCGCCGGCGCGCAGGAAAAGACCGCGCTGCTGCAACGCGATGCCCGATGGTTCCGCCCGCAGGGCGCCACGCCCACCACCCACATCTTCAAATTGCCGCTCGGCCTGGTCGGCAACATGCAGGCCGACATGCATTCGTCGGTCGAGAACGAATGGCTGTGCTCGCGTATCTTGTCGGCCTTCGGCCTGCCGACCGCGCGCTGCGACATCACCACTTTCGGCGAACGCAAGGTGCTGGTGGTCGAGCGCTTCGATCGCGCGCTGCAGAACGCGGGCACCGACACCGAATGGATCGCCCGCCTGCCGCAGGAAGATTTCTGCCAGGCGCTCGGGGTGGCGGGTTCACAGAAGTACGAGACCGATGGCGGCCCGGGCATGCGCGAGATCCTGCGCGTGCTCGATGCGAGCAGCCACGCGGCGGCCGACAAGCTCGCTTTCGTCAAGGCGCAGATGGTGTTCTGGCTGCTCGCCGCGACCGACGGCCACGCCAAGAACTTCTCGATCTTCCTGGAGCGCGGCGGCGGCTACCGGCTCACCCCCTTCTACGACGTGCTGTCGGCCTGGCCCGTGATCGGCCACGGCGCCGCGCTCATCGCGCCGCAGAAAGCCAGGCTCGCGATGGCATTGCGCAGCAAGAGCGCGCACTGGGGCCTGGCCGATATCCAGGCGCGGCACTGGGACGGCGTGGCGAAGCTGGCGGGCCTGGGCGATGCGCGCGCACTGTGCGAAGAGCTCGCCGGGCAAGTGCCCGAGGTGCTGCGCAGCGTGCAGGCACAACTGCCGGCCGACTTCCCACCGGCGCTGGCCGGCGCCATCTTCGAAGGCATGTCACACACGGCCAAGCGCCTCGCATTCACCGGCGAATGA
- a CDS encoding helix-turn-helix domain-containing protein, which translates to MRYPLETSQQLSAVLKALRRSRQMTQAELGEQLGVNQKRVARIEAAPGVTSFDQISRLVALMGYRLVLEALPSGDAPTAAKDTTSW; encoded by the coding sequence ATGCGATACCCGCTTGAAACGAGCCAGCAGCTCAGCGCTGTACTGAAAGCGCTGCGGCGATCTCGCCAGATGACGCAGGCCGAACTCGGTGAACAGCTGGGCGTGAACCAAAAGCGCGTCGCGCGCATCGAGGCGGCGCCTGGTGTCACCAGCTTCGACCAGATTTCGCGTCTGGTCGCTCTCATGGGCTATCGTCTCGTGCTCGAAGCCCTGCCCTCCGGCGACGCGCCGACCGCCGCCAAGGACACCACATCATGGTGA
- a CDS encoding cobyric acid synthase, translating to MTAKCVMVLGTTSGAGKSWLATALCRHYARQGLRVAPFKAQNMSNNARVVEGGEIGSAQYFQALAARAVPEVRMNPLLLKPERDTHSQVVLLGQVSAELTGLPWRGRSERVWPQIAASLDALRAENDVVVIEGAGSPAEINLMASDIVNLRVARHADARCLLVTDIDRGGAFAHLYGTWALMPEADRALLRGFVLNKFRGDAALLAPAPQMLQDMTGVPTVATLPMWWEHGLAEEDGVFDDRSTATGEVTCTIAVIAYPRISNLDEFQPLKNMPGVRLRWVRSPAELSDADWVVLPGSKHTSGDLAWLRAQGLDRAVATHAARGGRVLGVCGGLQMLGEALIDPHGIDGNAPGLGLLPLVTLFAPDKTVRQRAASFATLAGAWAALSNVGVHGYEIHHGQTAEHSAMAAAGDRVHAAMPDGLAWQNATGNVLGVYLHGLFEDPAVLHALFGATAPTLDAVFDGLADFIDAHFAPGVLSSLIN from the coding sequence ATGACAGCGAAATGCGTGATGGTCCTGGGAACGACGAGCGGCGCCGGCAAGAGCTGGCTGGCCACCGCGCTGTGCCGCCACTACGCCCGACAAGGCTTGCGCGTGGCGCCGTTCAAGGCGCAGAACATGAGCAACAACGCACGGGTGGTGGAGGGCGGCGAGATCGGCAGCGCCCAGTACTTCCAGGCGCTGGCCGCCCGTGCCGTGCCCGAGGTGCGCATGAACCCGCTGCTGCTCAAGCCCGAGCGCGACACGCACAGCCAGGTCGTGCTGCTGGGGCAGGTGAGCGCCGAACTCACGGGGTTGCCGTGGCGCGGCCGCAGCGAACGCGTGTGGCCGCAGATCGCCGCGTCGCTCGACGCCTTGCGCGCCGAGAACGACGTGGTCGTGATCGAAGGCGCCGGCTCGCCGGCCGAGATCAACCTGATGGCCAGCGACATCGTCAACCTGCGCGTCGCGCGCCACGCCGATGCGCGCTGCCTGCTGGTGACCGACATCGACCGCGGCGGGGCCTTCGCCCATCTTTACGGCACCTGGGCGCTGATGCCCGAGGCCGACCGCGCGCTGCTGCGCGGCTTCGTGCTCAACAAGTTCCGCGGCGACGCGGCGCTGCTCGCGCCCGCGCCGCAGATGCTGCAGGACATGACCGGCGTGCCCACGGTCGCGACGCTGCCCATGTGGTGGGAGCACGGCCTGGCGGAGGAAGACGGTGTCTTCGACGACCGCAGCACCGCGACGGGTGAGGTGACCTGCACCATCGCCGTGATCGCCTATCCGCGCATCAGCAACCTCGACGAATTCCAGCCGCTGAAGAACATGCCCGGCGTGCGCCTGCGCTGGGTGCGCAGCCCGGCCGAGTTGTCCGATGCCGACTGGGTCGTGCTACCGGGCTCCAAACACACCAGCGGCGACCTGGCCTGGCTGCGTGCGCAGGGGCTGGACCGCGCGGTGGCCACGCATGCCGCGCGCGGCGGGCGGGTGCTGGGCGTGTGCGGCGGGCTGCAGATGCTGGGCGAGGCGCTGATCGACCCGCACGGCATCGACGGCAACGCGCCGGGCCTGGGGCTGCTGCCACTGGTCACGCTGTTCGCGCCCGACAAGACGGTGCGCCAGCGCGCGGCCAGCTTCGCAACGCTCGCGGGCGCATGGGCCGCGCTGTCGAACGTCGGCGTGCATGGCTACGAGATCCACCATGGCCAGACCGCCGAACACAGCGCGATGGCCGCGGCCGGCGACCGCGTGCATGCCGCCATGCCCGACGGCCTGGCCTGGCAGAACGCGACGGGCAACGTGCTGGGCGTGTACCTGCACGGCCTGTTCGAAGACCCGGCCGTGCTGCACGCGCTGTTCGGCGCTACCGCGCCGACGCTCGACGCGGTGTTCGACGGCCTCGCCGATTTCATCGACGCGCATTTCGCGCCCGGTGTGTTGTCTTCCCTGATCAATTGA
- the cobS gene encoding adenosylcobinamide-GDP ribazoletransferase gives MNGVRHFLLALQFFTRIPVTGRLAQWVGYSPAMLRASAAHFPAVGWVVGAIGALALAGALSLWPPLVAAVLCTVVTVLVTGAFHEDGLADVADGLGGASTRERALEIMKDSRIGAFGAIAVVLALGLKVALLAALAGQGAFVACAALLAAHVLSRLAPLAVMRASPYVGGEGGKSKPMADAVSGTAVVVAVLWSLPAAALLVVAGGIVNGAAAVVAGALVALFMVRLLRRRLGGFTGDGLGATQQLSELAIYLALAARL, from the coding sequence ATGAACGGCGTTCGGCATTTCCTGCTGGCGCTGCAGTTCTTCACCCGCATCCCCGTCACCGGCCGGCTCGCACAGTGGGTCGGCTACAGCCCGGCGATGTTGCGTGCGAGCGCCGCGCACTTCCCGGCGGTCGGCTGGGTCGTCGGCGCCATCGGTGCACTGGCACTGGCAGGTGCGCTCTCGCTGTGGCCACCGTTGGTCGCCGCCGTGCTCTGTACCGTGGTGACCGTGCTTGTCACCGGCGCCTTCCATGAAGACGGCCTGGCCGACGTGGCCGACGGCCTGGGCGGTGCATCGACCCGCGAGCGCGCCCTGGAGATCATGAAGGACTCGCGCATCGGCGCCTTCGGCGCCATCGCCGTGGTGCTGGCGCTGGGGCTCAAGGTCGCGTTGTTGGCGGCGCTGGCCGGGCAGGGCGCCTTCGTCGCCTGCGCGGCGCTGCTGGCGGCGCATGTGCTGTCCCGGCTCGCACCGCTGGCCGTGATGCGCGCGTCGCCCTATGTCGGCGGCGAGGGCGGCAAGTCCAAGCCGATGGCCGATGCGGTGAGCGGTACCGCCGTCGTCGTGGCCGTGCTGTGGTCGCTACCGGCCGCGGCGCTCCTGGTGGTCGCGGGCGGCATCGTGAACGGCGCGGCGGCCGTGGTCGCGGGCGCGCTGGTCGCGCTCTTCATGGTGCGCCTGCTGCGCCGCCGGCTCGGTGGCTTCACCGGCGACGGGCTCGGCGCCACGCAGCAGTTGAGCGAGTTGGCGATCTACCTCGCGCTGGCGGCCCGGTTGTGA
- a CDS encoding DUF6172 family protein encodes MRKTFQLRPEGKHPDRHLEAVKHEIRKYIQREKRRDLPKDMDYWAFDCRFGADADSAQAIHVAEITASIDAVVKAEGTQFYIEILARAAKRGPRGERKVVDPSSDGPADGEADAED; translated from the coding sequence ATGAGAAAAACATTTCAGCTGCGGCCCGAGGGCAAGCACCCGGACCGCCACCTCGAAGCGGTCAAGCACGAGATCCGCAAGTACATCCAGCGCGAGAAGCGCCGCGACCTGCCCAAGGACATGGACTACTGGGCCTTCGACTGCCGCTTCGGCGCAGACGCGGATTCGGCCCAGGCCATTCATGTCGCGGAGATCACCGCGTCGATCGACGCGGTGGTGAAGGCGGAGGGCACCCAGTTCTACATCGAGATCCTCGCCAGGGCCGCCAAACGCGGGCCGCGCGGGGAGCGCAAGGTGGTCGACCCGTCCTCCGACGGCCCGGCCGACGGCGAAGCGGACGCCGAGGACTGA
- a CDS encoding aminotransferase-like domain-containing protein, with product MQFASRLDNVETSAIRELFKLLGTPGIISFAGGFPDSAMFDVEGLKEASAKALNEEPGGALQYGATEGYEPLRTQLSAFMKTKGVDVAPNGLIVTTGSQQALDLLGKTMISPGDKVIVEGPTFLATIQCFRLYGAELISAPVDADGVKTDELEKLIAEHQPKFVYLIPTFGNPSGAMLSLERRKKVLAMAVKYQTLIVEDDPYGDLYFGEAPPPSILSLSQAVPGSRELIAHCGSLSKVLSPGLRIGWMIAPAELLAKATMCKQFSDAHTSTFAQATAAQYLKSGRMPATLANVRKVYGERAKAMGAALKRELGDAIEFTQPNGGLFFWARLTGANGKIADANVLAKKAIEQLVAFVPGAPFFASNPDVSTLRLSFATANVEKIEEGIARLGKAL from the coding sequence ATGCAATTCGCTTCCCGCCTCGACAACGTCGAAACCTCCGCCATCCGCGAACTCTTCAAACTGCTTGGCACGCCCGGCATCATCAGCTTTGCCGGGGGCTTCCCGGACAGCGCGATGTTCGACGTCGAGGGCCTGAAGGAAGCCAGCGCCAAGGCACTGAACGAGGAGCCCGGCGGCGCCTTGCAGTACGGCGCGACCGAAGGCTACGAGCCGCTGCGCACGCAACTGTCGGCCTTCATGAAGACCAAGGGCGTGGACGTCGCGCCGAATGGGCTGATCGTCACCACCGGCAGCCAGCAGGCGCTCGACCTGCTCGGCAAGACCATGATCTCGCCCGGCGACAAGGTCATCGTCGAAGGCCCGACCTTCCTCGCGACCATCCAGTGCTTCCGCCTGTACGGTGCCGAACTCATCAGCGCGCCGGTCGACGCCGACGGCGTGAAGACCGACGAACTGGAAAAGCTCATCGCCGAGCACCAGCCCAAGTTCGTCTACCTCATCCCCACCTTCGGCAACCCGAGCGGCGCGATGCTCAGCCTCGAGCGCCGCAAGAAGGTGCTGGCGATGGCGGTGAAGTACCAGACGCTGATCGTGGAAGACGACCCCTACGGCGACCTGTACTTTGGCGAGGCGCCCCCGCCATCGATCCTGTCGCTGAGCCAGGCCGTGCCCGGCAGCCGCGAGCTCATCGCGCACTGCGGCAGCCTGAGCAAGGTGCTTAGCCCCGGCCTGCGCATCGGCTGGATGATCGCGCCGGCCGAGCTGCTGGCCAAGGCGACGATGTGCAAGCAGTTCAGCGACGCCCACACCAGCACCTTCGCGCAGGCGACCGCGGCGCAGTACCTCAAGAGTGGCCGCATGCCCGCGACGCTGGCCAACGTGCGCAAGGTCTACGGCGAACGCGCGAAGGCGATGGGCGCGGCCCTGAAGCGCGAACTGGGCGATGCCATCGAGTTCACGCAGCCCAACGGCGGCCTGTTCTTCTGGGCGCGCCTCACCGGTGCGAACGGCAAGATCGCCGATGCCAACGTGCTGGCCAAGAAGGCGATCGAGCAGCTCGTGGCCTTCGTGCCGGGTGCGCCGTTCTTCGCCAGCAACCCGGATGTCTCGACGCTGCGCCTGAGCTTCGCGACGGCGAACGTCGAGAAGATCGAGGAGGGCATCGCCCGCCTCGGCAAGGCGCTCTGA